In Epinephelus lanceolatus isolate andai-2023 chromosome 7, ASM4190304v1, whole genome shotgun sequence, the genomic stretch ATGTCCTGCGGTGTATATTGTCCCAGAACCCCGCATCTTGGTCCCAGCAACCACTGTGGGTGGAATATGCTCACAATACTTTGACCAGTTCTGCCATGGAGCTCTCACCTTTCCAGTGTGCCTATGGTTTCCAGCTACCACTCTTCCCCACACAAGATCCAGAGGTCTCCTGCCCATCTGTTAAGAGGCTGACTTAGAAATTCTTCGGGGCTTTTTAGATCCAGAAGGTCATTCACCCGGCAACGGTGGGATTAAAGCTTCCTCGGTCCATGTGCATTCACCCTACATTCTACGTCTTCAGGGTGAAGCCAGTCTGGGAGAGCCCACTGATTCCTGCAGTTATCCCTCTGCCACCACCTTGGCTCATCGATGGTGGTTCAGCCTATGCGGTTCACGACCTGCTTCACTCCTGCCACCGGGGAAGGGGTCTCCAGTACCTGGTGGACTTGGAGGGATACCGTCCCAAAGAGAGATCGTGGGTCCTGGCTCGCCACATCCTAGACCCCAAGTCATCGCTGATTTTTGGCACCTTGACCAGCCTGAGAGGTCAACAGCACCAGTGAAAGAACACATCCCGAGAATCTGCTTCTGCTGACCTACCTGTGCCCTCCGATGAAGAGGGCTCATCTTCGGACGATGAAGACTCCCTCTTCCAGGCTCCATCCTCCCTGTCATTCAAGACCCTGATTGTCCCTGATTCTGCTGTTTCATCTGCACTCAGGTAAACCACTCTGCCTTCTCTTCTTGACCAAGAGTTTGGCCTTTCTGGTTCCCGTTTGCTTGTTTTCTCACGCTGTCTGGAGAGACTGTCACCCAGCTCTCCGAAGTGAGTTCACCACTTCAGTTACCAGTGGTCTTCTGTGCTATAGATTGCTTCACTGTGCGGCTGCACATTccgcctttgtgtgtgtgctacgGGTTCCAGGCTTTATCGCCACTGACAACCTCTTCCCTGTCTACGGCCAGCTTCACAACGGAGACACCGTTTCTCCTGTGCGTACTTCTGGTTTTAGAATTCCTGCTCTTCTGACATCGCTCTATGCCTGCCCCCTCACGTTACCATTGCACACAATTTAACTGTGTGCTGTATGTGTGAGTCCAGCTGACGCCAGCTCCTCACCCGTGTGCTGCTTCAGCGTTCGATGCCGAGAGCTGTGGACTGACTCAGTTCCCCTGGAAGCTCTGAACCTGAATATTGACTCCCTCTGTTGCTTTACCAAACTGCTCTCCCTGTATTTGTGAAAGTGGTGCTTTGAGGCTCAGTATAAGCTCTTTGACCTGTCCCTGGTGCTGCTTTTGAGTCCGAAACTGGCCTGTTACAGAAGATGCCTGTGACATGATGTTGCAAGGAGGCAAGGAGGTTCTCGGGAAGTGCTGTGATAATTACAACTTATTGGGCATGTCGTGCATAGGACGCAATTTTGGACACAGTGTcaggttttttatttattttttggacaCATTATGTTCTCTTTTTTAAGTCTGTGTGTAAAGTGATTCGTGTTGTCAGTGAGCTTGTAGAGACGTGGCATTTATGATTTAGTAATAACAGCAGTGGGGTATAGCCAACTGTATTTACAGTaattggtgcctgaaaacactccaAGTTTAGACATAGTTATAGACATCTCATAGTCTAGTGAATAGATGAGAAAGAGAGGTAACATGATTCACACAGACCACTACAAGACCAATGTGGCAGGAAATGAACTTTAAATCTAGATACTCTGACAACCAATCAGATGCATTTGACAGTTGACGTTGCCTCCTTTTACTCAGTAAAAAACCAACAAGTCTCATGTTAATAGACAGTGTCAAGATGATCCTGTTATGGGTTGCATTGCTTGTTCTTCATCGAGGATGTAAGTGTGCTAATGATAACTAAATATTTTCTCATATATCTGCATGCAAACTAGATGTAGGATTGTTCATGTGATTTCCTTTTTGCATCAATGTTTTTTACATCATATACTAATTGTCATTTATTGTTTCAtgtgtcatgttttcatttaatcCAGATGCGCTGGTTCCAGTGACCACAGTTCAACTTGGTGAACCTGTGACTTTAACGTGTGTTTTGACGAATGATGAGTCTACAGATGAAGTCTCCTGGTACAAGCAGAGTGCCGGGGAGACTCTGAAATTAATTGTGAGACTGCGTAAACGTGTAAACCCTGTGTATAGACCAGAATTTTCTGCCTTGAGATTGAATGTAAACCTTCATAAGAAAATCAGCAGTCTGACCATTTTGAGGACAATTCAAGAAGATGAGGGAATGTATCACTGCACAGTCATGGAGAGGGCTGAGATTACCTGGACCGGCACCTATTTGTCATTAAAAGGTAATTATGTGATTGGTTTTTGGCAATATTTGGAATCACTTTAACCACTTATAGCTGCACTGTGTTAATATTTCTTAACAATTTCTGTAgagtgttaaatgttaaatctttgCATGTTATACTTACATtgcattttaacttttaactaaTCTTAAATCCTTTTAAGTATGTCAGAGTTGGTGTGGAGATGCCAAACCTTTAACACAGTTCTGTATCACACAGGAAACACTCAGAGGACATCAAACTATGCTGTTGTCCAGTGGCCAACAGTATCTGATCCAGTCCGTCCAGGAGCCTCGATGTCTCTCCAGTgttctgtcctctctgactctAAGAATAAAATGTGTCCAGGAGATCACAGTGTGTTCTGGTTCAGAGCTGGATCAGATAAATCTCATCCAGACATCATCTACACTGATGAAAATAGACGTGATGAATATGAGAGGAGATCTGGCTCTCCAAAGAGTTGTGTTTATCACTTCTCTAAGAACATCAGCTCCTCTGATGCTGGGACTTACTACTGTGCTGTGGCCACATGTGGACAGATATTATTTGGAGATGGAAC encodes the following:
- the LOC117260864 gene encoding uncharacterized protein LOC117260864 translates to MILLWVALLVLHRGYALVPVTTVQLGEPVTLTCVLTNDESTDEVSWYKQSAGETLKLIVRLRKRVNPVYRPEFSALRLNVNLHKKISSLTILRTIQEDEGMYHCTVMERAEITWTGTYLSLKGNTQRTSNYAVVQWPTVSDPVRPGASMSLQCSVLSDSKNKMCPGDHSVFWFRAGSDKSHPDIIYTDENRRDEYERRSGSPKSCVYHFSKNISSSDAGTYYCAVATCGQILFGDGTKVEIGMTDETPHLVFIAVAMLTVCLLISAVGNVVLTCNRKMCERCKGIESGASQGRHDNWSQPVHDITEGGPDVNYAALHFSGNKATRGRKKKELKTEESVYSQVKCSV